CGAAGGTGGTAGACAGCAATCAACTGGGAATCCAGAAAGAAATTCTCCAAAATACCTTTCATTTGATAGTAAGGTGATTATCAATAAAAAACATATCATTTCCTGTTATGCAAAGAAGAATGCCTGGGGACCTTATGACTGGTATCGTCAGTTCAACATAACGTTCCCCTATCAATTCATGTTTGACTATTCAGTGTTGATCGACAATTTCCTGAGTGAAGAATTCTCGAGCAAATTAGGATTTAAAACTATATTCAGAACGCTTGATGAAAATTCTCCTGGGAATGAAAATTCTGATGAAATGAGTGATTATGAATTTCAAACAGGTGTCTATTTCAGGATAGATTTTTAGGAGAACATTATGAAACATAAAATTTTACAGGAGAAAACAATGAGAATAAAATTATTAGCAATATTTTCGATTATTATTATACTATTAGTACTTTTGTCTGCTTGTGATCGAAAAAATGGCTCAATCGTTGATATCATTGAGTTGCCAACTGATTATCAACTTACTTTATATGGGGCTGATGAAGGCATCTATCCAAACACTGATATCTTGAACGATCCAGAAAACCCATATGCAGATGCGAATGTATATATGGGTAATGTGTGGGATCTCAATGATGAATGCCCGTCTGCAAAATCAAAATTCTATTTATGGGCTACAATCTTAGCGAAAAGTCCAACTGGTGAATATCAATACTTTACTGCAAAGTCTTTGCACGAACTGTATACAGTAGGTGGTAGTGAAAATGCACGAGAACAGGCCAAAAGAGCCTACAGGGCAGTGTTAGATCATTTCTTCAACTCGGTTACCTGGTGGGAAGCTGATTGGCTCAATGATGAAACCTATTACCCTATTTTACTCAGAAACATGGTTGGAGAAACACTATATGATCCTTCTGAAATGAACCTTTTACCATTGTATAACGATCCAGCCCAAGCACTCGCAGCAATGGGCGAATGGGGATATTATTATAATACAGAACTAAAAACCGTCTCAAAAATAAATTAGTTCAATCCATCTTATATTGCTAAAGTGAATAAAGCCGTCACAAATGCGACGGCTTTTTTTTATAAGAAAACTTTGAAGAAAACCAAGCATGAATTGAACCCCACAATTCACTGATATAGTGTCAGTTACAGGTTTTGTATTGCTAGGTTAAGAAAATGGGTGCTTTTTATCGAACACCCTTAATTTACTTATTATAAGTTATTTACGAGATATTTCTCGCAAGAAATCACAAATGGTGACCCTTAACCTCGAAGATTACATTGAGATCTATAAAGAGCTCGTGGTGATGAATGAAGTACTGAAGGATTTGCTGTGATTGCCAGCTACTACTTAACCTTCACCATCTTCCTCACCACTGCATGTCCATTATACTCTAACTTATATAAATATGTTCCTGGTGCAACCTGTGTTCCATATTCGTCTGTACCATCCCACAAAATCTTGGTTTTTGCCCAGAAATTGTTGGTTCTTCCATCGAAACTTCGAATACGTTGTCCTCGTGTATTGTATATTGAAAGTTTGTAATCTTCTACTCTTGTATAATCCGCTGTGATGAATAATATTTCGGTCTCATTCGTAAAGGGATTCGGTGTATTTTGGAATAAATACAAATTATGAATAAAACTCGTATCCGGTTGATCCACACTGACTGTATCCTGGCACTCATACGCGCCGATGTCTATTCTTCCATTAAATATTCTCGGATTTCCTGCCAGGTCCGTTGCAGGTAAATGCAGTCCCGTTGTATCCGGCGTGCCTGCATCTATGCAGGGAGAATATTTTGTTAACTCATAGCTGAACGGATCCCCACCAACAAACAACGGATCCTCGTCTATGTTGCCGTCTCCCCAATATAATGTACCATTATTATTTGTGTTGATTGCATCTATGCCGCCGTCAATATTGCAGTACTCCACAGAAGCAGAACAAGGATCTCCAATTGGAGAAAACCATATCTCAGTATCCGGTTCATTCCTAAGAATCGTATTAATTAAATGTATATGACTATCATCAACTAAGCGTATTGTTCCTTCAGAACAGTCCTTGTTATCAACGACAGTAGAATTTATCAAATAAGCACTATCATAACTCCATGTTATTGAAATACCACTACAAAGAATTCCATAATTATTTGTAATACTTGTATTTACTATTACCGGACAAGTATTATTACTAAACGTTATAGCTCCAAAATTATCAGTAGCTGGATTCACAATATTACCCCTTATCTTACAATTATTAAGTAATAATGAAGTATTGAGTCTTGCACTTAATGCAACTGCGTTGGTCTCACCTAAAGAGCTTATATC
This genomic interval from Candidatus Cloacimonadota bacterium contains the following:
- a CDS encoding T9SS type A sorting domain-containing protein, which codes for MTESDSTHPNTIYLAEGTYSPSVTGEFFAFGGKDYLSLKGAGKELTVINAEQTAILFEIDKISDYVVQDISLINGFGHYVGGIDINYNSSVNFENIIIENNDCIGDGVSHLFLYSNCLSSLKNVDISSLGETNAVALSARLNTSLLLNNCKIRGNIVNPATDNFGAITFSNNTCPVIVNTSITNNYGILCSGISITWSYDSAYLINSTVVDNKDCSEGTIRLVDDSHIHLINTILRNEPDTEIWFSPIGDPCSASVEYCNIDGGIDAINTNNNGTLYWGDGNIDEDPLFVGGDPFSYELTKYSPCIDAGTPDTTGLHLPATDLAGNPRIFNGRIDIGAYECQDTVSVDQPDTSFIHNLYLFQNTPNPFTNETEILFITADYTRVEDYKLSIYNTRGQRIRSFDGRTNNFWAKTKILWDGTDEYGTQVAPGTYLYKLEYNGHAVVRKMVKVK